One stretch of Arachis duranensis cultivar V14167 chromosome 1, aradu.V14167.gnm2.J7QH, whole genome shotgun sequence DNA includes these proteins:
- the LOC107493011 gene encoding L-type lectin-domain containing receptor kinase S.1 translates to MDTLQFFLFIFQLLLCLNPISAVDFLFNSFTGATNTTNVTLIADALVDSSVVRMTNDSNQYSFGRAFYTKKVTIKKPFPSSSSSSSNFSSFSASFVFSILPQIPTSPGFGLAFVLCNTTSPPGALASQYFGLFTNATSPPLFPLLAVEFDTGQNPEFGDPDDNHLGIDLNNIVSKKTQPAGYYNSTGGFVPLRMRTGQNVHAWIDFDGETMQINVTVAPVGLPRPKKPTLSYTDPEMANYLSSDMFVGFSASKTNWIEEQRVLAWSFSTLGSARDINTTNLPVFQPTTSSSSLSGGAIAGIVLGCVAFVAIFVSICYLWWRKKMKEEEEEIEDWELEYWPHRFSYDELRTATGEFRRENLLGSGGFGRVYRGMLQNKTEVAVKCVNHDSKQGVREFMAEISSMGRLQHKNLVQMRGWCRKGNELMLVYDFMPNGSLNKWVFDNPPKLLEWGRRRRVLVDVAEGLNYLHHGWDQVVIHRDIKSSNILLDSDMRGRLGDFGLAKLYQQGEVPNTTRVVGTLGYLAPELATVAVPTSASDVYSFGVVLLEVACGRRPIETSAAEEEVVLIDWVKELYASGRMCEAADPRIEGEYEVGDMEMVLKLGLACCHPEPQRRPTMKEVVAVLVGDNVAEEPGKVLSDLVRGDGGGLEKEEETTALQGNLPD, encoded by the exons ATGGACACCCTCCAATTTTTCCTCTTCATATTCCAGCTTTTACTCTGCCTCAACCCAATCTCCGCGGTGGACTTCCTCTTCAACTCCTTCACCGGCGCCACCAACACCACCAACGTGACCCTCATCGCCGACGCGCTCGTAGACTCCTCCGTCGTCCGCATGACCAACGACTCCAACCAATACTCCTTCGGCAGAGCCTTCTACACTAAAAAAGTCACCATCAAGAAAcccttcccttcttcttcttcttcttcaagcaacTTCTCTTCCTTCTCGGCCTCCTTCGTCTTCTCCATCTTGCCGCAGATCCCGACGAGTCCCGGATTTGGCCTCGCTTTCGTTCTCTGCAACACAACCTCCCCTCCCGGCGCACTCGCCAGCCAGTACTTCGGTCTCTTCACCAACGCCACCTCACCTCCCCTGTTCCCGCTCCTCGCCGTCGAGTTTGACACAGGCCAGAACCCTGAGTTCGGCGACCCCGACGACAACCACCTCGGCATCGACCTCAACAACATCGTTTCCAAGAAAACTCAGCCCGCAGGGTACTACAACTCCACCGGAGGATTCGTCCCCCTCCGAATGCGAACGGGACAGAACGTTCACGCTTGGATCGATTTCGACGGCGAGACTATGCAGATCAACGTCACCGTCGCTCCGGTGGGGCTTCCCCGCCCGAAGAAACCAACTCTCTCGTACACAGACCCGGAAATGGCGAACTACTTGTCTTCTGATATGTTCGTTGGGTTCTCTGCTTCGAAAACCAATTGGATCGAGGAACAGAGAGTACTCGCATGGAGTTTCAGCACTTTAGGTTCCGCAAGAGACATAAATACAACTAATTTACCAGTTTTCCAGCCTACaacctcctcttcctctctctccgGCGGCGCAATCGCCGGAATCGTTCTTGGCTGCGTCGCTTTCGTGGCAATCTTTGTCTCGATCTGTTACCTGTGGTGGCGAAAGAAgatgaaggaggaagaagaagagatcgAGGATTGGGAACTGGAGTACTGGCCCCACAGATTCTCCTACGACGAACTCAGAACCGCAACGGGAGAATTCAGGAGGGAGAACCTTCTAGGCTCCGGCGGGTTCGGAAGAGTATACAGAGGAATGCTTCAGAACAAAACAGAGGTTGCCGTGAAATGCGTCAACCACGACTCAAAGCAAGGCGTGAGGGAATTCATGGCGGAAATTTCAAGCATGGGGAGGCTGCAGCACAAGAACTTGGTCCAAATGAGAGGGTGGTGCAGAAAAGGAAACGAGCTTATGCTGGTTTATGACTTCATGCCCAACGGGAGCCTCAACAAGTGGGTGTTTGACAACCCGCCGAAGCTTCTAGAATGGGGGAGGAGGCGAAGGGTGCTCGTCGACGTGGCGGAGGGGCTCAACTACCTTCACCACGGGTGGGACCAG GTTGTTATTCACAGGGATATTAAGTCTAGTAATATCTTGCTAGACTCTGACATGAGGGGGAGGCTTGGGGACTTTGGTTTGGCGAAGCTATACCAGCAGGGGGAGGTTCCCAACACCACGCGTGTCGTTGGCACATTGGGGTACCTCGCGCCAGAGTTGGCTACTGTGGCGGTGCCAACTTCGGCGAGTGATGTTTATAGTTTTGGAGTGGTGCTTTTGGAGGTGGCATGTGGGAGGAGGCCGATTGAGACGTCGGCGGCGGAAGAGGAGGTGGTGCTAATTGACTGGGTGAAGGAGCTGTACGCCAGTGGGAGGATGTGTGAGGCTGCGGACCCGAGGATTGAAGGGGAGTATGAGGTTGGGGACATGGAGATGGTGCTCAAGCTTGGGTTGGCTTGTTGCCACCCTGAGCCTCAGAGGAGGCCAACGATGAAGGAGGTGGTTGCAGTGCTTGTGGGGGACAATGTTGCGGAGGAGCCGGGGAAAGTGTTGTCTGATTTGGTGCGTGGCGACGGTGGTGGTCTGGAGAAAGAGGAGGAGACCACGGCTTTACAGGGAAACCTTCCGGATTGA